One genomic region from Candidatus Methylomirabilota bacterium encodes:
- a CDS encoding co-chaperone GroES has protein sequence MAVRVQPLHDYILVRRFEEKEVKKGGIIIPDSAKEKPQEGEVIAAGPGKLTEEGKRLSMDVKVGDKILFGRYSGNEVRIDDEEYLIMRESEVLGILK, from the coding sequence ATGGCGGTGAGAGTTCAGCCACTACACGATTATATCCTGGTCAGGCGATTCGAAGAGAAGGAAGTCAAGAAGGGCGGAATCATTATTCCCGACTCGGCAAAAGAGAAGCCGCAAGAGGGGGAGGTGATCGCCGCCGGTCCCGGGAAGCTGACTGAGGAGGGCAAGCGGCTTTCCATGGACGTGAAAGTTGGAGACAAGATCCTTTTCGGAAGGTACTCGGGGAACGAAGTCCGGATCGACGACGAAGAATACCTGATCATGCGGGAAAGCGAGGTCCTCGGCATTCTGAAGTGA